A section of the Paenibacillus yonginensis genome encodes:
- a CDS encoding GH36-type glycosyl hydrolase domain-containing protein: MIRPSDDQERYELTSPTLLPKASGFLWNENMMIHMNCRGYAVAQFMQPEPAKYSHAPNLEAKTFMQPEQPYYAHHPGRFVYVKDEEDGRIFSAPYEPVRVLPDDYVFSVGKQDIRWQVQSGNIQVEMTLGLPKEDTLELWKIKVKNLSQTERKLSLYPYFTIGYMSWMNQSGEYREELQAIVASSVTPYQKYQDYDKIKHFSDKTFLLAEHQPDAWEANQEEFEGEGGIMMPSALRAERLAGGEARYETPAAVLQYRLQLAPGEEREFRFVFGPAHDEAEIAEVRRKYFTEKNNRGEAGFVQAEREYGAYIREGKGALEIHTPDADLDNFVNHWLPRQLYYHGITNRLTTDPQTRNYLQDNMGMSYIKPEMARAAFLTALSQQEASGAMPDGIILHEDAELKYINQVPHTDHCVWLPICLSTYLDETGDDSILEEKVPFADSSEAVTVLDHINRAMQWLLRDRDERGLNFINQGDWCDPMNMVGYKGKGVSGWLTIATAYAFLVWSDICGRSGHAEEAEAYRRAAEVTNAIVNEHLWDGDWYARGITDDGVVFGVSTDKEGRIFINPQGWALLSGAADELKREKLLRAVEEQLETPYGVEKLAPSYTAMREDVGRVTQKHPGSAENGAVYNHAAAFYIYGLYAVGERDNAYRLLRKMLPGPDREDIVRRGQLPVFIPNYYRGAYRQFPKTAGRSSHLFNTGTVPWVYRCLVDGLFGVQGTKEGLQIKPQLPSDWQEASVKRTFRGAELQIEMKREAGVGAPEVYLDGVLAEDGIARGLKPGAQYKVLVKLPA; encoded by the coding sequence ATGATCAGACCAAGTGATGACCAGGAACGTTATGAATTAACAAGCCCGACATTACTGCCGAAAGCTTCGGGGTTTCTGTGGAATGAGAACATGATGATTCACATGAACTGCCGGGGTTATGCGGTGGCCCAGTTTATGCAGCCGGAGCCGGCCAAATATTCGCATGCGCCGAATCTGGAGGCCAAGACGTTTATGCAGCCGGAGCAGCCTTATTACGCCCATCATCCGGGCCGTTTTGTATATGTGAAGGACGAGGAGGACGGCCGGATCTTCTCCGCGCCTTATGAGCCGGTGCGCGTTCTGCCGGACGATTATGTTTTTTCGGTTGGCAAGCAGGACATACGCTGGCAGGTGCAAAGCGGGAATATTCAAGTTGAAATGACTTTGGGGCTGCCGAAAGAGGACACCTTGGAGTTATGGAAGATCAAGGTCAAGAACCTGTCTCAAACAGAGCGCAAGCTGAGTTTGTATCCTTATTTTACGATCGGCTATATGTCCTGGATGAATCAGTCCGGCGAATACAGGGAGGAGCTTCAGGCGATTGTCGCTTCTTCCGTTACGCCTTACCAGAAATATCAGGATTACGATAAAATCAAACATTTCAGCGATAAAACCTTTCTGCTTGCCGAACATCAGCCGGATGCCTGGGAAGCGAACCAGGAGGAGTTTGAAGGCGAAGGCGGCATTATGATGCCGTCCGCTCTCCGGGCAGAACGGCTGGCTGGAGGAGAAGCGCGTTACGAAACGCCTGCAGCGGTGCTGCAGTACAGACTTCAGCTGGCGCCGGGCGAGGAACGCGAGTTCCGCTTTGTGTTTGGTCCGGCGCACGACGAAGCGGAGATTGCGGAGGTTCGGCGCAAATATTTTACAGAGAAGAATAACCGGGGAGAAGCCGGATTTGTACAGGCCGAACGCGAATACGGCGCGTATATTCGGGAAGGCAAGGGAGCGCTTGAAATTCATACACCGGACGCCGATCTGGATAATTTCGTCAACCACTGGCTGCCAAGACAGCTATATTACCACGGCATTACGAACCGGCTGACAACGGACCCGCAGACCCGAAATTACCTGCAGGATAACATGGGCATGAGCTATATTAAACCGGAAATGGCCCGGGCGGCTTTCCTTACGGCGCTGAGCCAGCAGGAAGCAAGCGGAGCAATGCCGGATGGCATTATTTTGCATGAGGATGCCGAACTTAAATATATCAACCAGGTGCCGCATACGGATCACTGCGTCTGGCTGCCGATCTGTCTCAGCACTTATCTGGACGAAACCGGCGATGATTCGATTCTGGAGGAAAAAGTTCCGTTCGCGGACAGCAGCGAAGCTGTCACCGTACTTGACCATATCAACCGTGCGATGCAGTGGCTGCTCCGGGACCGCGATGAGCGGGGCCTTAACTTCATCAATCAAGGCGACTGGTGCGACCCGATGAACATGGTTGGCTATAAAGGAAAAGGCGTGTCTGGCTGGCTGACGATTGCGACGGCTTATGCCTTCCTGGTCTGGTCGGACATTTGCGGGCGCAGCGGGCATGCGGAGGAAGCGGAAGCCTACCGCCGGGCCGCTGAGGTAACCAATGCGATCGTCAACGAGCATCTGTGGGACGGAGACTGGTATGCCCGAGGCATTACGGACGATGGCGTTGTATTCGGCGTCAGCACCGACAAGGAAGGGCGGATCTTCATCAACCCGCAGGGCTGGGCATTGCTGAGCGGTGCTGCGGATGAGCTCAAACGGGAGAAGCTGCTGCGCGCAGTGGAAGAGCAGCTGGAGACGCCTTACGGGGTGGAAAAGCTGGCGCCGTCCTATACGGCCATGCGCGAAGACGTCGGCCGGGTTACGCAGAAACATCCGGGCAGCGCGGAGAACGGCGCGGTTTATAACCATGCCGCTGCCTTTTATATCTATGGGCTGTATGCGGTCGGAGAACGGGACAACGCTTACCGGCTGCTGCGGAAAATGCTGCCGGGACCGGACCGTGAAGATATTGTCCGCCGTGGCCAGCTGCCTGTCTTCATCCCGAACTATTACCGCGGCGCTTACCGTCAGTTCCCGAAGACGGCCGGCCGGTCCAGCCATCTGTTTAATACAGGCACGGTGCCTTGGGTATATCGCTGTCTCGTAGACGGACTGTTTGGTGTGCAGGGCACGAAGGAAGGGCTGCAGATCAAACCGCAGCTGCCGTCCGACTGGCAGGAGGCTTCGGTGAAACGGACCTTCAGAGGGGCGGAGCTGCAGATTGAAATGAAACGTGAAGCGGGCGTTGGAGCGCCGGAAGTATACCTGGATGGGGTTTTGGCGGAAGACGGCATAGCCAGAGGCCTTAAGCCGGGCGCCCAGTATAAGGTGCTGGTGAAGCTGCCGGCATAA
- a CDS encoding ketopantoate reductase family protein: MNTKQIRLLIFGAGVIGSTYALRFAQYGLDVTMLARGKRLKTLKRDGLRYNDNGSLKQISIRTIEKLENDDIYDFIFVPVRYDQAEAALTMLKDNQSKSIVTLTNTIGYDGWLEIVGDRLLPGFPGAGGDLKEDVLYAQFGSEKHQGTIFGEINGRTTDRVNRLARILESADLHYEIQRDIQAFHISHAALAIVNKHFYTNDGMMDVEAARSVSTLSKIAADIKQNLNLVQHAGFQVIPPETKAMRDMSEEDIISRYHQMLSNDFIVDVKLGHHAVSQKAELMLLEEMFHKKISIR; encoded by the coding sequence ATGAATACAAAACAAATTAGACTCTTGATATTTGGGGCTGGTGTAATTGGAAGTACGTATGCTCTCCGATTTGCTCAGTACGGACTGGACGTAACCATGCTGGCGCGGGGAAAGAGGCTAAAAACACTGAAAAGGGACGGCCTGCGATATAACGATAATGGAAGCCTAAAGCAAATATCGATTCGAACGATAGAAAAGCTTGAGAATGACGACATTTATGATTTTATTTTTGTTCCCGTACGATACGATCAGGCCGAAGCTGCACTAACTATGCTTAAGGATAACCAGAGCAAATCCATAGTCACCTTGACCAACACCATTGGATATGATGGGTGGCTTGAAATCGTGGGGGACCGGCTGCTTCCGGGATTCCCTGGTGCGGGTGGAGATCTTAAAGAAGATGTTTTATATGCCCAATTCGGTTCCGAAAAACATCAAGGTACCATTTTCGGAGAAATCAATGGACGGACTACTGATAGAGTGAATAGGCTAGCACGAATCCTTGAATCAGCGGATTTGCATTACGAAATTCAAAGAGACATTCAGGCCTTCCATATTTCACATGCGGCATTGGCTATCGTCAACAAACATTTTTATACGAATGACGGAATGATGGATGTAGAGGCAGCAAGAAGTGTAAGCACGTTAAGCAAGATCGCCGCAGATATTAAACAAAACCTTAACTTGGTACAGCATGCCGGATTTCAAGTAATCCCGCCCGAAACGAAAGCCATGAGGGACATGTCCGAAGAAGACATTATTTCCCGTTACCACCAGATGCTGAGCAATGATTTTATTGTTGATGTAAAGCTTGGACACCATGCGGTCAGCCAAAAAGCAGAACTAATGTTACTAGAGGAGATGTTTCATAAAAAGATATCAATAAGGTGA
- a CDS encoding TetR/AcrR family transcriptional regulator, which translates to MNSTGRFPGKLYSQHMGIIDGFEGDLGMVNLQDPRVLRTRQLIREAFRELLRNEEFEAITIKDIAKKATINRGTFYAHYEDKYALLDEITEQFFYKRVPGQVMNAREFTAEICDQLILLAYHYIVDFYQICRMDSKSIAALVDEKIKKLLQQIIEGILSKGQNFDRHQIQIISAMIGSTIYSAAHQWLNVEDNTRTDLLINLVRPYVMKGLEQYDSCGKYTNGSPAAP; encoded by the coding sequence ATGAATTCAACAGGCAGATTCCCAGGAAAGTTGTATAGCCAACATATGGGGATAATTGATGGTTTTGAAGGAGATCTAGGTATGGTAAATCTGCAGGATCCAAGGGTTTTGCGCACACGACAATTAATAAGGGAAGCATTCAGAGAATTGTTGCGGAATGAAGAATTTGAGGCAATAACCATAAAGGATATCGCCAAGAAAGCTACTATTAACCGCGGCACTTTTTATGCCCATTACGAAGATAAATATGCTTTGCTTGATGAAATCACGGAACAGTTCTTTTATAAGAGGGTTCCCGGACAAGTGATGAATGCTCGGGAGTTTACAGCTGAGATATGTGACCAGTTGATCTTGCTGGCATACCACTACATTGTAGACTTTTATCAGATATGCAGAATGGATTCAAAGTCGATTGCTGCACTGGTAGATGAAAAGATAAAGAAGCTGCTGCAGCAAATAATAGAAGGTATTTTATCGAAAGGGCAAAATTTCGACCGCCACCAAATTCAAATTATTTCGGCTATGATAGGCTCAACGATCTATAGCGCTGCGCATCAGTGGTTAAATGTTGAGGATAACACCCGCACCGATTTGCTTATAAACCTTGTTCGTCCCTATGTGATGAAAGGTTTAGAGCAGTATGACAGCTGCGGTAAGTATACAAACGGCTCGCCGGCAGCGCCTTGA
- a CDS encoding M15 family metallopeptidase, translating into MKKRAFLIIILLLAGFKGVLLLKQHAGSLIHSGVSGAPSVNQGTRADQAEYRTEAGAGAGSSGVQQAGNQPTAGESGEAAGKQALTLSEKQLYKGDLILVNQEHKLHKDGVMPDIVRLSKHPELLNGYGLLDNSIELSASVTEQFSRMVEAARKDGVDHFLISSGYRDFDKQDELYNQMGSDSALPAGYSEHNSGKSLDIGSTEQQMSKAPEGKWLKKNAWKYGFILRYPEDKTAITGIKYEPWHFRYVGLPHSAVMQEKNFTLEEYLDYIKEQQQIKVNVEGTDYEILYIPAAQKKVQIPNNRGYTVSGDNSNGYIVTLTM; encoded by the coding sequence GTGAAAAAAAGGGCATTTCTGATTATTATTCTGCTGTTGGCAGGTTTTAAAGGAGTGCTGCTGCTGAAACAGCATGCGGGGAGTCTCATTCATTCGGGAGTATCCGGGGCACCATCAGTCAATCAAGGGACAAGGGCAGATCAGGCTGAATACCGGACCGAGGCGGGAGCCGGAGCCGGGTCGTCAGGAGTTCAACAAGCGGGAAACCAGCCGACTGCCGGTGAGTCCGGCGAAGCTGCAGGCAAGCAGGCCCTGACTTTAAGCGAAAAACAGCTTTATAAAGGGGATTTAATCCTGGTGAACCAGGAGCACAAGCTCCATAAAGACGGCGTGATGCCCGATATCGTCCGCCTCTCCAAGCATCCTGAACTTCTGAACGGGTACGGCCTGCTGGATAACAGCATCGAGCTGTCCGCCAGCGTTACGGAGCAATTTTCCCGGATGGTGGAGGCCGCGCGAAAGGATGGGGTCGATCATTTTCTCATCAGCAGCGGATACAGGGATTTTGACAAACAAGATGAGCTTTACAATCAGATGGGCAGCGATTCCGCTTTGCCGGCTGGGTACAGCGAGCATAATTCGGGCAAATCTCTGGACATCGGTTCCACGGAGCAGCAAATGAGCAAGGCGCCTGAAGGGAAATGGCTGAAGAAAAATGCGTGGAAATACGGGTTTATTTTACGTTATCCCGAAGATAAAACTGCCATTACGGGCATCAAATACGAACCATGGCATTTTCGTTATGTCGGCCTGCCGCACAGCGCCGTTATGCAGGAGAAGAATTTTACCCTGGAGGAATATCTGGATTACATAAAGGAGCAGCAGCAAATCAAGGTGAATGTTGAGGGAACCGATTATGAAATCTTGTATATTCCGGCCGCCCAGAAGAAGGTTCAGATTCCGAACAATCGCGGCTACACCGTTTCGGGCGACAATAGCAACGGTTATATCGTAACTTTGACTATGTAG
- a CDS encoding stalk domain-containing protein, whose protein sequence is MNNKNKVILITTILGVLGAGTAAGASGFTAKVTGLLRGDMKVTVDGQATSMKPVVINGQVYLPARAEAEALGYTLNYSGSKRSISIDKKDEGIPAVDPETHLRNTGVIVGIGKMDDSRYQVELLGQGDDRWILLNVDGDTVIKNSDGSKAAVKDLKAGMKVTAEYGPIVAKSYPGQSHAASLTLGSQTLIREDVIQDVQHTSDGWVVKFGEAKGGTLIATLTVTSGKETSVLTAEGQPVSWEDVKAGQKVRVYYGSNDTDSKMPEGPLYYMVMLDGNSSNDSGALTEDQVKTFQDLAWKQIASNSTVITAKKDAKVERIAAKEVSLMTTTEAQKKDLETLQAAGSQVVTVSFNTKQDALLGPLVLAFNPDTQVFLGYFPRK, encoded by the coding sequence ATGAACAATAAGAACAAGGTTATTTTGATCACCACTATACTGGGCGTGCTTGGAGCAGGAACGGCTGCTGGCGCCTCAGGTTTTACTGCTAAAGTAACCGGTTTGCTGAGAGGCGATATGAAGGTTACTGTGGACGGACAGGCCACCTCAATGAAACCTGTCGTAATTAACGGGCAGGTCTACCTGCCGGCCCGCGCCGAAGCGGAAGCGCTTGGGTATACCCTTAATTACAGCGGTTCCAAGCGGTCGATCTCGATTGATAAAAAGGATGAAGGAATCCCTGCTGTCGATCCGGAAACGCATCTGCGCAATACCGGCGTTATTGTCGGCATCGGCAAAATGGATGACAGCCGTTATCAAGTGGAGCTGCTGGGCCAGGGAGACGACCGCTGGATCTTGCTCAACGTGGACGGAGATACGGTTATCAAGAACAGCGATGGCAGCAAGGCGGCCGTGAAAGACCTTAAAGCCGGCATGAAAGTGACGGCCGAATACGGGCCGATCGTGGCCAAGTCTTATCCGGGACAATCCCATGCCGCCTCCCTGACGTTGGGTTCCCAAACACTCATCCGGGAGGACGTCATTCAAGACGTGCAGCATACGAGCGACGGTTGGGTCGTTAAGTTCGGGGAAGCCAAAGGCGGTACGTTGATCGCGACCCTGACGGTAACCTCCGGTAAAGAAACAAGCGTGCTGACCGCCGAAGGGCAGCCTGTAAGCTGGGAAGACGTTAAAGCCGGCCAAAAGGTGCGTGTATACTACGGTTCGAATGATACGGACAGTAAAATGCCGGAAGGCCCGCTTTATTACATGGTGATGCTGGACGGAAACTCTTCGAATGACAGCGGGGCATTAACGGAGGATCAGGTTAAAACCTTCCAGGACTTGGCCTGGAAGCAGATCGCCAGCAACTCCACGGTCATAACCGCCAAGAAGGACGCCAAGGTAGAACGGATCGCGGCCAAAGAGGTCAGTCTCATGACAACAACGGAGGCTCAGAAGAAAGACCTGGAAACCCTCCAGGCAGCGGGAAGCCAAGTGGTAACCGTATCTTTTAATACGAAACAGGATGCGCTCTTGGGGCCGCTGGTGCTTGCTTTTAATCCGGACACCCAGGTGTTTCTTGGATATTTTCCGAGAAAGTAA
- a CDS encoding ArsR/SmtB family transcription factor, with product MKLLFHPKRNEIELSSVLQALSDPIRLNIVAEIQLNGEKPCSYFEVPIAKSTMSHHLRTLREAGVVFVRRQGTQRFISIRTKDLEDKFPGLLHSILNAFEVSSKK from the coding sequence ATGAAGTTGCTGTTCCACCCAAAACGGAATGAAATAGAGCTTTCTTCAGTACTACAGGCTCTTAGCGATCCCATCAGATTAAATATTGTGGCCGAAATCCAACTGAATGGGGAGAAACCTTGTAGTTATTTTGAGGTTCCTATAGCGAAATCGACGATGTCTCATCACCTGAGAACGCTTCGCGAAGCAGGGGTGGTCTTCGTTCGCCGTCAAGGAACACAAAGGTTCATATCCATCAGGACTAAAGATTTGGAGGACAAATTCCCGGGGTTGCTTCATTCTATCCTCAACGCTTTTGAAGTCAGCAGCAAAAAATAA
- a CDS encoding MFS transporter, whose protein sequence is MLLLLKPKRKKQSASSGIKKEGLFTILLGIAVVLQIMNTTMFNLAIPKISSQFELTPSVASLIVTVYSIVFAVAAITYSRLSDFIPLRRMMIFGLLVLGLSALAGIFSSSFIFLLIMRIIQAIGAGSVLSLGMVLFTRYIPVERRGKAMAFIMSAVSLGLGLGPVIGGMIVDYLGWRYLFAVIALVLLLIPFFYVLMPREVPKKGVFDTLGAIFIAIGTSGVLLYLTNHYLIALFLGIIGIILFIIRIRTSAHPFVQPSLFRNGRYLSLALTGVFSYMVSFGILFLIPQVLVHRFGFTASHAGFIIFPGSLCAIIASRKVGSIIDRHGNSSLLRFMPLVLLTGTVLFALFAADSWLSILFFYILVSLSFSTLTSSVSNQISRVLQGPQVGAGMGLYQLLQFFSGAFSVALASSAMEWQKGRVLQVVYTNIFWGMALLAVICVLCSLFYSRSSSLAAESNKGSVPN, encoded by the coding sequence ATGTTACTTCTCCTCAAGCCAAAGAGGAAAAAACAATCAGCGAGTTCAGGAATAAAGAAAGAAGGTTTGTTCACGATACTTCTTGGTATTGCAGTTGTTCTGCAAATTATGAACACAACCATGTTCAACCTTGCAATTCCAAAGATCTCGTCACAGTTCGAATTAACACCTTCGGTTGCTTCGTTGATCGTAACGGTCTATTCTATTGTATTCGCGGTCGCAGCAATCACCTACAGCCGGCTTTCTGACTTTATTCCTCTGAGAAGAATGATGATATTTGGTCTTCTCGTATTAGGCCTGTCAGCTTTGGCAGGCATATTTAGCAGCAGTTTTATTTTCTTGCTGATCATGAGGATTATTCAAGCTATAGGCGCCGGCTCCGTGCTTTCATTAGGAATGGTGTTATTTACACGTTATATTCCTGTTGAACGGCGCGGCAAAGCTATGGCCTTTATTATGTCGGCTGTTTCACTGGGACTTGGTCTTGGACCGGTAATTGGCGGTATGATTGTTGATTACTTGGGCTGGCGTTATTTATTTGCAGTCATTGCCTTAGTTTTGCTCCTTATTCCGTTTTTCTATGTACTTATGCCGCGGGAAGTCCCTAAGAAGGGAGTTTTTGACACTCTGGGTGCCATTTTTATAGCAATTGGTACATCCGGAGTTCTGCTCTACCTGACCAATCATTATTTGATTGCTTTGTTCCTGGGTATTATTGGGATTATTTTGTTTATTATTCGGATTCGCACCAGCGCACATCCGTTCGTCCAGCCCTCTTTGTTTCGAAACGGCCGATACTTGAGCCTTGCTTTAACCGGTGTATTTTCTTATATGGTTAGTTTTGGGATTTTGTTCTTGATCCCTCAGGTTCTGGTGCACCGCTTTGGTTTTACGGCTAGTCATGCGGGGTTTATTATTTTCCCGGGTTCACTGTGTGCGATTATTGCTTCTCGTAAAGTAGGTTCTATTATCGATCGTCATGGTAACTCGTCTCTTCTCCGTTTTATGCCGCTTGTTCTGTTAACAGGTACAGTTTTATTCGCGTTGTTTGCTGCGGATTCATGGCTGTCTATTTTATTTTTCTACATTCTGGTTAGCTTGAGTTTCTCTACCCTGACAAGCAGCGTTTCGAACCAGATTTCTAGGGTTCTCCAGGGACCGCAGGTTGGTGCGGGAATGGGTTTGTATCAGCTTTTGCAGTTCTTCAGTGGTGCCTTCAGTGTCGCTCTGGCATCAAGTGCTATGGAATGGCAAAAGGGACGGGTACTTCAAGTAGTTTATACGAATATCTTCTGGGGAATGGCCTTATTGGCGGTTATCTGCGTGTTGTGCTCCTTATTCTACAGCCGTAGCTCTTCCCTGGCTGCCGAATCTAACAAAGGGTCTGTCCCAAATTAA
- a CDS encoding carbohydrate ABC transporter permease encodes MSELDNQLNIPIAGKPAAEVAYSRTASLKKLRFKENALAYTFLAPSLILFIVFLFYPLVKSVYLSVHSTDPTGRIAAFVGFENFADLFSSGLFISGIKITALFALLTVPTGILLALILSALTHHLLRGKRFFQFAFSLPMVISVGSASVIWKFLFHPTLGMLNYLLEKVGMTPVQWLIDPHFALLSISIMTIWMNLGFNYIILSSGMQGLPDEIYESAKIDGAGPLRVFYRITMPLLSPTLFFVLVVSTISAFQSFGQINILTQGGPVNATNVFVYSIYQESFINFRFGTGSAQAIMLFLVIMLLTLIQFKWVERKVHYQ; translated from the coding sequence ATGAGCGAGCTGGACAATCAGCTGAACATACCCATTGCAGGGAAACCAGCGGCTGAGGTTGCCTATAGTCGAACGGCGTCGCTGAAGAAATTGAGGTTTAAGGAAAACGCCCTGGCCTATACGTTTCTAGCGCCATCCCTGATTTTATTTATCGTTTTCCTGTTCTATCCGCTGGTTAAGTCGGTTTATCTCAGTGTACACAGCACAGACCCTACCGGCCGTATCGCCGCTTTTGTCGGATTCGAGAATTTTGCGGATTTATTCTCCTCCGGTTTATTTATCAGCGGAATAAAAATTACGGCTTTGTTTGCTTTGCTGACGGTTCCTACCGGCATTCTGCTGGCCTTGATTTTGTCGGCGCTGACCCATCATCTGCTGCGGGGCAAACGATTTTTTCAATTTGCCTTCTCGCTACCGATGGTCATTTCGGTGGGTTCCGCCAGCGTCATCTGGAAGTTTCTGTTCCATCCCACGCTCGGCATGCTGAATTACCTGCTCGAGAAGGTGGGCATGACTCCAGTTCAGTGGCTGATCGATCCGCACTTCGCGCTGTTGTCCATTTCCATTATGACCATATGGATGAATTTGGGATTCAATTACATCATTTTATCCAGCGGCATGCAGGGGCTGCCTGATGAAATTTACGAAAGCGCCAAGATCGACGGCGCGGGACCGCTGCGAGTTTTTTACCGGATCACAATGCCGCTGCTTTCGCCGACTTTGTTTTTTGTGCTGGTGGTATCGACCATCAGCGCGTTCCAGTCCTTTGGTCAAATCAATATTTTGACCCAGGGCGGACCAGTGAATGCCACCAACGTGTTCGTTTATTCGATTTACCAGGAATCCTTCATCAACTTCCGCTTCGGAACGGGCAGCGCGCAAGCGATCATGCTGTTCCTGGTCATCATGCTGCTGACCTTAATCCAGTTCAAATGGGTGGAAAGGAAAGTGCACTATCAATGA
- a CDS encoding carbohydrate ABC transporter permease: MRKFTAAQALSYLLLLAAAVMVLYPVVYSLFMSVMSQAEASAYPPSLFPHTFHLANMQEVFHIVPIAVFIGNTFLVSGIVMVGQLITSSLAAYAFAKMEFKGKGLMFSLFVATMMVPWEVTMIPNYLTVRGLDWLDTYQGLTLPFLATAFGTFMLRQFFLQIPKELFEAARMDGCGHFRYFLLHMLPLSRPALGTLAVYSFLNMYNSYLWPLLITNSKPMRTIQIGISMLEFQESTSWNLVFAGITLAILPSLILLVFGLKQLVRGMAAGALKG; this comes from the coding sequence ATGAGAAAGTTTACAGCCGCGCAAGCCTTGTCCTACCTGCTGCTCCTTGCGGCAGCCGTCATGGTGCTGTATCCGGTGGTATACAGCCTCTTTATGTCTGTCATGTCGCAGGCTGAAGCCAGTGCTTATCCGCCCAGCCTGTTCCCGCATACTTTTCATTTAGCGAATATGCAGGAAGTATTCCATATCGTGCCGATCGCGGTGTTTATCGGGAATACCTTCCTCGTATCCGGCATTGTGATGGTGGGCCAGCTCATAACCTCCAGTCTGGCGGCTTATGCTTTTGCCAAGATGGAATTCAAGGGCAAGGGATTGATGTTCAGCTTGTTTGTTGCGACCATGATGGTCCCTTGGGAAGTCACGATGATTCCGAACTATTTGACGGTTCGTGGTCTGGATTGGCTGGATACTTATCAAGGCCTGACCCTTCCTTTTCTGGCGACAGCGTTCGGCACCTTTATGCTGCGGCAGTTCTTCCTGCAAATTCCGAAAGAGCTGTTTGAGGCGGCCCGCATGGACGGCTGCGGACATTTCCGCTATTTTCTGCTTCATATGCTGCCTTTGTCCCGGCCGGCGCTTGGCACACTTGCCGTTTATTCTTTCCTGAATATGTACAACTCTTATCTGTGGCCGCTGCTTATCACGAACAGCAAACCGATGAGGACCATCCAGATCGGCATTTCGATGCTCGAATTCCAGGAGAGCACCTCCTGGAACCTCGTTTTTGCCGGCATTACGCTGGCGATTCTGCCTTCCTTGATTCTGCTGGTTTTTGGCCTGAAGCAGCTGGTGCGCGGGATGGCGGCAGGAGCGCTCAAGGGTTGA